In one Alphaproteobacteria bacterium genomic region, the following are encoded:
- a CDS encoding NAD-glutamate dehydrogenase: MSDRIDAKKTELLEKVHGLIDTRIKADQREPAHVFATHYYRNVPPEDICNREAEDLYGAAISMWAFGQERVPGKPKIRAYNPRFEKHGWHSTHTVIEIVNDDMPFLVDSVTMELARQMYTVHLVVHPVFGVDRDAKGKAKNFPAAGAKTEDYPRESFMHIEVDEQSAPEVLRAIEAGIESVLSDVRLSVEDWAAMRSQILTIRKELDKSPPKGIEKSAVAETKEFLQWLHDDHFTFMGYRDIDYSGTGKKARLEIVADSGLGILRDPDRQVFEGLRNLGNLPPEIQAHMRAPDLVRITKANNRSTVHRRVHMDTIAIKKFDKDGNAVGERLFIGLLTSVAYNQSPREIPLLRHKVNAVVEGAGFEPGGHSAKALMHVLESYPRDELFQISTERLADIARGILFLQERQRIAVFLRQDPFQRYVSALVYVPRDRFSSSLRKTIGAQLAKEFDGHIAAHYTFMTDEPLTRVQFIVKTTPGAVPEVDRKQIEERLVDVTRTWEDKLHQALVENLGEERGIGLYHRYREAFPHAYTVDFNVQTACYDIEQVEGAMGDGSPRVNLYHPIEAGAHQVRFKIYSPYKPLILSTVMPMLENMGVKVMEELLYEVHPAGSDKVPGRLSAQQRMAPDAHDGTAGVFIHDFALETEDGRDIDFQAVRDVFHDSFLRVLAGDVENDGFNRLVLSAGLAWRDVVVCRAYSKYLRQAAIPFSQDYMAETLANNPGIARNLASLFTTQFDPSVDGDRDALAKQHVDAIEAALEDVSNLDEDRIIRRFLNMIQVTLRTNFYQPDASGQHKSYVSFKFSSRDILEIPQPAPLREIFVYSPRFEAVHLRFGLVARGGLRWSDRREDFRTEVLGLVKAQQVKNAVIVPVGSKGGFVLKKAPPASDRKAFLDEGIACYQLFISGMLDITDNLVTGEIEPPASVVRRDQDDPYLVVAADKGTATFSDYANAISQKYGFWLGDAFASGGSAGYDHKKMGITARGAWEAVKRHFREMGHDTQTQDFTVVGVGDMGGDVFGNGMLLSEHIRLQVAFNHLHIFIDPDPDAAKTFKERKRLFDAVKGWNEYDTALISKGGGIFERSAKSIKLTPEIKALLGVTEDSLPPNQLIRAALQMETDLIWFGGIGTYVKHSDESNADAGDRANDALRVDARDLRCKVIGEGANLGLTHRARIEFAQQGGRVNTDAIDNSAGVDCSDHEVNIKILLGDVVQRGDMTEKQRNALLEKMTDEVAALVLRDNYQQTQSLSVELSQAEAMLDRHQRLIRAMERAGDLNRKLEFLPDDEELAERMQKKEGLCRPELAVILAYAKNITYRELLDSQLPDDPMLEADLFRYFPEPLQKKYPENIRNHRLRREIIATAVTNSMINRTGPAFVNEMHQRTGMYESEIARAYTVVREVFGLRDIWNGIEALDNKADAKIQTRMLRETERTIERMTEWFLRNSEHPIDMGASIETYKPGVATLKENLDDILSTFAKADVESRLERFSDTGVPEDLSLSVAQLKVLSSACDVVRLATQSEAPVVNVGRIYSTVGDRFGLDWLRSSANRIPSDNQWHRLALSAIIDDLWGLQSDIASRVLAREGAGDDAVDSWTRLRAETVERLDGLLGELRALPQLDLAMLAVLNRELRNLIAA, from the coding sequence ATGTCCGACCGAATCGACGCGAAGAAAACCGAACTTCTGGAGAAGGTCCACGGCCTGATCGACACGCGGATAAAGGCGGATCAGCGCGAACCCGCGCATGTCTTCGCGACCCATTACTATCGCAACGTCCCGCCGGAAGATATCTGCAACCGGGAGGCCGAGGATCTGTACGGTGCCGCGATCTCCATGTGGGCTTTCGGTCAGGAACGGGTGCCGGGCAAGCCGAAAATCCGCGCCTACAATCCGCGCTTCGAGAAGCATGGCTGGCATTCGACCCATACGGTGATCGAAATCGTCAATGACGACATGCCGTTCCTCGTCGACAGCGTCACCATGGAACTGGCCCGTCAGATGTACACGGTCCACCTGGTGGTGCATCCGGTATTCGGTGTCGACCGAGACGCAAAGGGCAAGGCGAAGAACTTTCCTGCCGCCGGCGCGAAGACGGAGGACTATCCGCGGGAAAGCTTCATGCATATCGAGGTCGACGAGCAGTCAGCCCCGGAAGTTCTGCGTGCGATCGAGGCCGGTATCGAAAGTGTCCTGAGCGATGTGCGCCTGTCCGTCGAGGACTGGGCCGCCATGCGGTCCCAGATTCTGACGATCCGGAAGGAACTGGACAAATCCCCGCCGAAGGGGATCGAGAAAAGTGCCGTCGCGGAGACGAAGGAATTCCTGCAGTGGCTGCATGACGATCATTTCACCTTCATGGGCTATCGCGACATCGATTACAGCGGCACCGGCAAGAAGGCGCGGCTGGAGATCGTTGCGGATAGTGGCCTCGGCATTCTGCGCGACCCCGACCGACAGGTCTTCGAAGGGCTGCGCAACCTCGGCAACCTGCCGCCGGAGATTCAGGCCCATATGCGTGCGCCGGATCTGGTCCGCATCACCAAGGCCAACAACCGGTCGACGGTCCACCGTCGGGTCCATATGGACACGATCGCGATCAAGAAGTTCGACAAGGATGGCAACGCCGTCGGAGAGCGCCTGTTCATCGGGCTGCTGACATCCGTTGCTTATAATCAGTCGCCGCGGGAAATTCCGCTGTTGCGGCACAAGGTCAACGCCGTCGTGGAAGGCGCGGGGTTCGAGCCGGGCGGGCATTCCGCCAAGGCGCTGATGCATGTCCTGGAGAGCTATCCGCGCGACGAGCTGTTCCAGATTTCGACCGAACGCCTGGCCGATATCGCGCGGGGAATCCTGTTCCTGCAGGAACGCCAACGGATTGCCGTTTTTCTGCGTCAGGATCCGTTCCAGCGCTATGTGTCGGCGCTGGTCTATGTTCCGCGCGACCGGTTTTCCTCCTCCCTGCGCAAGACTATCGGCGCGCAGCTCGCCAAGGAATTCGACGGCCATATCGCGGCCCATTACACCTTCATGACGGACGAACCGCTGACCCGGGTGCAGTTCATCGTGAAGACGACACCCGGCGCTGTGCCGGAGGTCGACCGGAAGCAGATCGAAGAACGGCTGGTCGATGTCACCCGGACCTGGGAGGACAAGCTGCACCAGGCCCTGGTCGAGAATCTGGGCGAGGAACGCGGCATCGGCCTGTATCACCGCTACCGGGAAGCATTTCCGCACGCCTATACGGTCGATTTCAACGTCCAGACGGCCTGCTATGACATTGAGCAGGTCGAAGGCGCGATGGGGGACGGCTCACCGCGGGTGAATTTGTATCATCCGATCGAGGCCGGGGCGCATCAGGTTCGCTTCAAGATCTATTCCCCGTACAAGCCACTGATCCTGTCGACCGTCATGCCGATGCTGGAGAACATGGGTGTGAAGGTGATGGAGGAGCTTCTGTACGAGGTTCATCCCGCCGGAAGCGACAAGGTGCCGGGGCGTCTGTCCGCCCAGCAGCGCATGGCGCCGGATGCCCATGACGGGACAGCGGGGGTTTTCATTCACGATTTCGCGCTGGAGACCGAGGACGGTCGCGACATCGATTTCCAGGCCGTGCGCGACGTCTTCCACGACAGTTTCCTGCGCGTGCTGGCCGGTGACGTGGAAAACGACGGGTTCAACCGTCTGGTTCTGTCCGCGGGGCTGGCCTGGCGCGACGTCGTGGTCTGCCGCGCCTATTCCAAGTATCTGCGTCAGGCCGCGATTCCGTTCTCCCAGGATTACATGGCGGAAACGCTGGCCAACAATCCCGGCATCGCGCGTAACCTCGCCAGCCTGTTCACGACACAGTTCGACCCGTCGGTGGACGGGGACCGCGATGCCTTGGCAAAGCAGCATGTCGATGCGATCGAAGCCGCGCTGGAGGATGTGTCGAACCTGGACGAGGACCGGATCATCCGCCGGTTCCTGAACATGATTCAGGTGACACTGCGCACGAATTTCTATCAACCGGACGCGTCCGGCCAGCACAAATCCTATGTCTCGTTCAAGTTCTCCAGCCGGGACATTCTGGAAATTCCGCAGCCTGCGCCGCTGCGGGAAATCTTCGTCTACAGCCCGCGCTTCGAAGCGGTGCATCTGCGATTCGGCCTTGTCGCCCGTGGCGGCCTGCGCTGGTCGGACCGACGGGAAGATTTTCGGACGGAGGTGCTGGGCCTCGTAAAGGCACAGCAGGTCAAGAACGCCGTCATCGTGCCGGTCGGGTCGAAGGGTGGGTTTGTCCTGAAGAAGGCGCCGCCGGCTTCCGACCGCAAGGCGTTCCTGGATGAAGGTATCGCCTGCTATCAGCTGTTCATCTCCGGCATGCTGGATATCACGGACAATCTGGTGACCGGTGAGATCGAGCCGCCGGCCAGCGTTGTGCGTCGCGATCAGGACGATCCCTATCTTGTCGTCGCGGCGGACAAGGGGACCGCCACCTTCTCCGATTATGCCAACGCGATTTCCCAGAAATACGGGTTCTGGCTGGGCGATGCCTTCGCATCCGGCGGCTCCGCCGGCTATGACCACAAGAAGATGGGAATCACCGCACGCGGCGCCTGGGAAGCGGTCAAACGCCATTTCCGGGAAATGGGCCACGATACCCAGACGCAGGACTTCACCGTGGTCGGGGTCGGCGATATGGGCGGCGACGTCTTCGGCAACGGCATGCTGCTGAGCGAGCACATCCGGCTTCAGGTGGCGTTCAACCATCTGCACATCTTCATCGATCCGGATCCGGATGCGGCGAAGACGTTCAAGGAACGCAAGCGCCTGTTCGATGCCGTGAAAGGGTGGAACGAGTATGATACGGCGCTGATTTCGAAGGGCGGCGGAATTTTCGAGCGCTCGGCGAAGTCAATCAAGCTGACCCCGGAGATAAAGGCGCTGCTGGGGGTGACGGAGGACAGCCTGCCGCCCAATCAGTTGATCCGCGCCGCGCTGCAGATGGAAACCGACCTGATCTGGTTCGGCGGCATCGGCACCTATGTGAAGCATTCGGACGAAAGCAATGCGGATGCGGGCGACCGCGCAAACGATGCCCTGCGCGTCGATGCCAGGGATCTGCGCTGCAAGGTGATCGGCGAAGGTGCCAATCTGGGGCTGACCCACCGGGCGCGGATTGAATTCGCACAACAGGGCGGTCGCGTGAATACCGACGCCATCGACAATTCGGCCGGCGTGGATTGTTCCGACCATGAAGTGAACATCAAGATCCTGCTGGGCGATGTCGTGCAGCGTGGCGACATGACCGAGAAGCAGCGCAATGCGCTTCTGGAGAAGATGACGGACGAGGTCGCCGCCCTGGTGCTGCGCGACAATTATCAGCAGACCCAATCCTTGTCGGTCGAGCTCTCTCAGGCCGAGGCCATGCTGGATCGTCACCAGCGCCTGATCCGCGCGATGGAACGGGCGGGCGACTTGAACCGAAAGCTGGAATTCCTGCCGGATGATGAGGAACTGGCCGAACGGATGCAGAAGAAGGAAGGCCTCTGCCGTCCCGAACTGGCCGTCATTCTGGCCTATGCCAAGAACATCACCTATCGCGAACTGCTGGATTCACAGCTGCCGGACGATCCGATGCTGGAGGCGGATCTGTTCCGCTATTTCCCGGAGCCGCTTCAGAAGAAGTATCCCGAGAACATTCGAAACCACCGGCTGCGGCGTGAAATCATCGCGACGGCCGTTACCAATTCGATGATCAATCGCACCGGTCCGGCCTTCGTGAACGAGATGCACCAGCGCACGGGCATGTACGAATCCGAGATCGCCCGTGCCTATACGGTGGTGCGGGAAGTGTTCGGGCTGCGGGATATCTGGAACGGGATCGAAGCGCTGGACAACAAGGCGGATGCCAAGATCCAGACCCGCATGCTTCGGGAGACGGAGCGCACGATCGAGCGCATGACGGAATGGTTCCTGCGCAACAGCGAGCACCCGATCGACATGGGCGCATCCATCGAGACCTACAAGCCGGGCGTCGCGACCCTGAAGGAGAATCTCGACGATATCCTGTCGACTTTCGCGAAGGCAGATGTCGAGTCCCGGCTGGAGCGGTTCTCCGATACGGGCGTGCCCGAAGACCTGTCCCTGTCCGTCGCCCAGTTGAAGGTCCTGTCATCGGCCTGTGATGTCGTCCGACTGGCAACCCAGTCCGAGGCGCCGGTCGTCAATGTCGGGCGGATCTATTCCACCGTGGGCGATCGTTTCGGGCTGGACTGGCTGCGATCCTCGGCCAACCGGATTCCATCGGACAACCAATGGCATCGCCTCGCGCTCAGTGCGATCATTGACGATCTGTGGGGGCTGCAGTCCGATATTGCATCGCGCGTGCTGGCCCGCGAAGGTGCCGGTGACGATGCGGTGGATTCCTGGACGAGATTGCGGGCCGAGACCGTCGAACGGCTGGATGGGTTGCTGGGCGAGTTGCGGGCGCTGCCGCAGCTTGACCTGGCGATGCTGGCCGTGCTGAACCGCGAACTGCGCAACCTGATTGCCGCGTAA
- a CDS encoding Hpt domain-containing protein — translation MSEDRRKEGTSKVEYINPAPLADKVPPMGGPRPSDALRRAEDVVAKVAGEFDGVLAEELSDLDKLMAQYLANPEQATLDKLFRRVHNLRGQGTTLGYPLITRIGTSFCKYIIERDAQKPLNPGLIEQHLKALHIVLKEKRAQEGDALSLKVAEALETAVAKEIA, via the coding sequence ATGAGCGAGGATCGGCGAAAGGAAGGCACGAGCAAGGTCGAGTATATCAACCCGGCGCCGCTGGCCGACAAGGTTCCGCCGATGGGCGGCCCGCGCCCGTCCGACGCCCTGCGTCGGGCCGAGGACGTGGTGGCCAAGGTTGCAGGAGAATTTGACGGGGTGCTGGCCGAGGAACTGTCCGATCTGGACAAGCTGATGGCGCAGTACCTGGCCAATCCGGAACAGGCGACGCTGGATAAGCTGTTTCGCCGCGTCCATAACCTGCGCGGGCAGGGTACGACCCTCGGCTATCCGCTGATCACGCGGATCGGCACATCCTTCTGCAAGTACATCATCGAACGCGACGCCCAGAAGCCGCTGAATCCCGGATTGATCGAGCAGCACCTGAAAGCGCTGCATATCGTCCTGAAGGAGAAGCGCGCGCAGGAGGGGGATGCCCTGTCCCTGAAGGTCGCGGAGGCGCTGGAAACCGCGGTGGCCAAGGAAATCGCCTGA
- a CDS encoding response regulator, which produces MAKNYDFRYLRVLVVDDSRFMTRVVTQILKALGVGHVETAHSGFDAFQVAKEFGPDIVISDWDMEGGEGPELVRLLRNGDDSPCPYVNILMLTGFAERKRVLEARDFGITEFLTKPVSAKALYARLVAMVERPRSFVRVGEDYFGPDRRRVANEDYKGPERREPVDYAEIG; this is translated from the coding sequence ATGGCAAAGAATTACGATTTTCGGTATCTCCGCGTGCTTGTCGTGGATGACAGCCGGTTCATGACCCGTGTCGTCACGCAGATTCTGAAAGCCCTGGGGGTCGGGCATGTCGAGACCGCGCATTCCGGTTTCGATGCGTTTCAGGTCGCGAAGGAATTCGGGCCGGACATCGTCATTTCCGATTGGGACATGGAAGGGGGCGAAGGCCCCGAACTGGTCCGGTTGCTGCGCAACGGTGATGACAGTCCCTGTCCCTATGTGAACATCCTGATGCTGACCGGTTTTGCGGAGCGCAAGCGGGTGCTGGAAGCGCGGGATTTCGGGATTACCGAGTTTCTGACGAAGCCGGTGTCCGCAAAGGCCCTTTATGCGCGATTGGTCGCCATGGTGGAACGGCCGCGCAGTTTCGTGCGGGTCGGGGAAGATTATTTCGGTCCGGACCGGCGCCGGGTCGCAAATGAGGATTACAAGGGGCCGGAGCGCAGGGAGCCCGTCGACTATGCCGAAATCGGGTGA